The following are from one region of the Paenibacillus sabinae T27 genome:
- a CDS encoding HesB/IscA family protein translates to MITISDTAAEQLKTMRDSQEIPNMFLRLGVTAGGCSGFSYAMGFDDNETDQDVYMDVKGLKVVMEKDSLRLLDGLEIDFEESGMSGGFTINNPNATATCGCGHSFRTATDAGKPSEEPC, encoded by the coding sequence ATGATTACAATCAGCGATACGGCTGCGGAGCAGCTGAAGACCATGCGCGACTCGCAGGAGATCCCGAACATGTTCCTTCGCCTTGGCGTAACCGCCGGAGGATGCAGCGGATTTTCGTACGCGATGGGCTTTGACGACAACGAAACCGATCAGGACGTCTACATGGATGTGAAGGGCCTCAAGGTCGTCATGGAAAAAGACAGCCTGCGCCTGCTCGACGGCCTCGAAATCGACTTCGAGGAATCCGGAATGTCCGGCGGCTTCACGATCAACAACCCGAACGCCACCGCCACGTGCGGCTGCGGACACAGCTTCAGAACGGCGACGGATGCGGGGAAACCTAGCGAGGAGCCTTGCTGA
- the xerA gene encoding site-specific tyrosine recombinase/integron integrase — MEIRLGIRDERTIGIQINRFGKEDILKIKSIPGRKWVPDEGIWTIPYTIAKVEQLLNACFGDEVKVDQRLVEDSPFIQEWLDKQVQAVAAAKRSSYLWNEEMEHRFRDALTVRGYSGKTIRAYSAHVKRFCAYHRERESQTGESCVQQYALSLLKRAYSHAYVNQAISALKFYSKHVLNLKETASYIRPKKENKLPNVLSLDEVMIILKAVDNLKHQAILYLTYSSGLRVSEVVRLRIEDCDHARQVLRVRQGKGRKDRITLLSDSAYQLVRKYVDQEKPEPWLFPGQTPGRHLTERSVQKVFEKALSASGVMKQVGIHALRHSFATHLLENGIDLRYIQELLGHQSSRTTERYTHVSVKDIRRIQSPLDRM; from the coding sequence ATGGAAATCCGACTGGGCATACGCGATGAGCGAACGATCGGGATCCAAATCAACAGATTCGGCAAAGAGGACATTCTGAAGATAAAATCGATCCCCGGTAGGAAGTGGGTACCTGACGAAGGCATTTGGACGATCCCTTACACTATCGCTAAAGTCGAACAACTGCTAAATGCTTGCTTCGGCGATGAGGTGAAGGTGGATCAGCGTCTGGTGGAGGATAGCCCTTTTATTCAAGAATGGCTGGACAAACAAGTTCAGGCGGTGGCTGCCGCCAAGCGGAGCTCTTATCTATGGAATGAAGAGATGGAACATAGATTTCGGGATGCACTAACTGTCCGCGGATACAGTGGCAAGACCATTCGGGCGTATAGTGCCCATGTAAAGAGATTCTGTGCTTACCATAGGGAGCGAGAGTCTCAAACCGGTGAATCTTGTGTTCAACAGTATGCTCTATCTTTGCTCAAGCGGGCGTACTCCCATGCCTACGTGAACCAGGCGATTAGCGCACTGAAATTCTATTCCAAGCATGTTCTTAACCTGAAAGAGACAGCTTCATATATTCGGCCCAAAAAGGAGAATAAGCTTCCTAATGTGCTATCACTTGATGAGGTGATGATCATTTTAAAGGCCGTGGACAACCTGAAGCATCAAGCTATTCTATATCTGACCTATTCGTCCGGCCTGCGGGTCAGCGAGGTGGTTCGGCTTCGGATTGAGGATTGTGATCATGCCCGTCAAGTGCTGCGTGTGCGTCAAGGGAAGGGAAGAAAAGACCGGATCACTCTATTGTCCGATTCCGCTTACCAACTGGTCCGCAAATATGTTGATCAGGAGAAACCCGAACCTTGGTTATTCCCCGGACAAACTCCCGGCCGACATCTGACTGAACGCTCCGTGCAAAAAGTATTCGAAAAGGCACTCTCCGCCTCCGGTGTGATGAAACAGGTTGGCATCCACGCGCTCCGGCATTCTTTTGCGACCCACCTGCTTGAAAATGGAATTGATCTGCGCTATATCCAGGAACTGCTCGGCCATCAGAGTTCTCGTACGACAGAGCGGTATACCCATGTAAGTGTAAAGGATATCCGGCGGATTCAGAGTCCTCTAGATCGGATGTAG
- a CDS encoding class I SAM-dependent methyltransferase, whose protein sequence is MNNGSWEKIYVEQGKVQIDVLDSVVEAANVFLENKCKKILDLGCGTGRHTYYLVDKGFNVHACDISETGIEITKELLERSEKSNAEYSIQNMYSMTLEDNIFDGVLCIWVQGHGVREEIQKGINEIYRILKNDGIVVTDFVTTEDPSYGIGDEIAPNTFLGGRPGEENIPHYYTTREELCGMFRKFSDVVLKDKVYEFKDTYGNKHRIVAILVTARK, encoded by the coding sequence ATGAATAACGGCAGTTGGGAAAAAATTTATGTGGAACAAGGGAAAGTACAAATTGATGTTCTAGACTCGGTTGTAGAGGCTGCTAACGTATTCTTAGAAAATAAATGCAAGAAAATTTTAGATTTAGGATGTGGGACAGGACGACATACGTATTATTTGGTAGATAAAGGATTCAATGTACATGCATGTGATATCTCAGAAACAGGAATAGAAATAACTAAGGAATTATTAGAACGATCAGAGAAATCTAATGCGGAATATAGTATACAGAATATGTACTCAATGACATTAGAAGATAATATATTTGATGGAGTATTATGTATTTGGGTTCAAGGTCATGGTGTTCGGGAAGAAATTCAAAAAGGAATCAATGAGATATATCGAATACTTAAAAATGATGGAATAGTTGTAACGGATTTTGTAACTACAGAAGATCCAAGTTATGGGATTGGCGATGAAATTGCACCGAACACATTTTTAGGAGGAAGACCAGGAGAAGAGAATATACCACATTACTATACGACACGCGAAGAGTTGTGTGGGATGTTTCGCAAGTTTAGTGATGTTGTATTAAAGGACAAAGTATATGAATTTAAGGATACATATGGAAATAAACATAGAATAGTAGCGATCCTTGTGACAGCAAGAAAATAG
- a CDS encoding YuzB family protein translates to MRPIIEFCVSNLGHGTEALKNKLEQNPGYDVIEYTCLGNCNQCRFEPFAMVNGEVVAADSPEELEAAIDSKIKELEAWDNLEID, encoded by the coding sequence ATGAGACCAATTATTGAATTTTGTGTCAGCAACCTGGGACATGGCACCGAAGCGCTTAAGAATAAATTGGAGCAGAATCCGGGTTACGATGTCATCGAATACACCTGCCTGGGCAACTGCAACCAATGCCGCTTCGAGCCGTTCGCGATGGTAAACGGAGAAGTCGTCGCCGCCGATTCGCCCGAAGAGCTGGAAGCCGCCATTGATTCCAAGATCAAGGAACTGGAAGCCTGGGACAATCTTGAAATCGACTAA
- a CDS encoding NifU family protein has translation MSENTQSTSMYDEVLEVLDKLRPFLQRDGGDVELIDVEDGIVKLKLMGACGSCPSSTITLKAGIERALIEEVEGVEEVVQVF, from the coding sequence ATGAGTGAGAATACACAAAGCACTAGCATGTACGATGAAGTGCTTGAAGTTCTTGATAAACTGCGTCCGTTCCTGCAGCGCGATGGCGGCGACGTTGAGCTCATCGACGTTGAGGACGGTATTGTTAAACTGAAATTGATGGGTGCCTGCGGCAGCTGCCCAAGCTCCACCATTACGCTGAAAGCCGGAATTGAACGTGCTCTGATCGAAGAAGTTGAAGGTGTCGAGGAAGTCGTTCAAGTATTCTAA
- a CDS encoding methionine ABC transporter ATP-binding protein: MIELKGLTKVYGKGGTAATALSGVNLHIEKGEIFGVIGHSGAGKSTLIRCINLLERPTKGEVWVDGTELTRLGKNQLQERRRKIGMIYQHFNLLSSATVYDNIAFPLRLVHTPKAEVDRKVNELLALVGLTEHRSKYPAQLSGGQKQRVGIARALASDPDVLLCDEATSALDPQTTDSILRLLLHINKQFNLTIVLITHEMHVIQSICDRVAVIHGGGIVEQGRVADVFLKPRHGVTKEFIQSEAHDDSPLLAALQAPHPDGTTAVKITFLGEKTYESTLSRVASGTGVNFAILQGTISTIKDIPYGQLVVRFEGDATAIGRTISELTAQGLDVEVLS; the protein is encoded by the coding sequence GTGATAGAGTTAAAAGGCTTGACCAAAGTGTACGGAAAAGGCGGCACCGCCGCCACAGCGCTCTCGGGCGTGAATCTTCATATTGAAAAAGGGGAAATCTTCGGGGTAATCGGCCACTCCGGCGCGGGCAAAAGCACCCTGATCCGCTGCATTAATCTGCTGGAGCGTCCGACGAAAGGCGAAGTGTGGGTCGACGGCACCGAGCTGACCCGGCTGGGCAAAAACCAGCTGCAGGAGCGCCGGCGGAAGATCGGCATGATTTATCAGCATTTCAACCTGCTCTCGTCGGCGACGGTGTATGACAATATCGCCTTTCCGCTCCGGCTGGTGCACACACCAAAGGCCGAGGTCGACCGGAAGGTGAATGAGCTGCTCGCGCTTGTGGGCCTCACCGAACACCGGAGCAAATACCCTGCTCAGCTGTCGGGCGGGCAGAAGCAGCGGGTAGGCATCGCCCGGGCGCTGGCGAGCGATCCGGACGTGCTGCTGTGCGACGAGGCCACATCGGCGCTTGATCCGCAGACGACCGATTCGATCCTAAGACTGCTGCTTCACATCAACAAGCAGTTCAATCTGACGATTGTGCTGATTACGCATGAAATGCATGTCATTCAGAGCATTTGCGACCGGGTGGCCGTGATTCACGGCGGGGGCATCGTCGAGCAAGGGCGGGTGGCCGATGTGTTCCTGAAGCCAAGGCATGGGGTGACGAAGGAGTTCATCCAAAGCGAAGCCCATGACGACAGTCCGCTCCTTGCGGCGCTGCAGGCTCCGCATCCCGACGGGACGACGGCGGTCAAGATTACGTTCCTTGGGGAAAAGACGTACGAATCGACGCTGTCGCGCGTAGCCAGCGGTACCGGAGTGAACTTCGCTATCCTGCAAGGAACCATCTCCACCATTAAAGATATTCCGTACGGCCAGCTCGTTGTCCGCTTCGAAGGAGACGCCACAGCCATCGGCAGAACAATCTCCGAGCTGACCGCGCAGGGACTTGATGTGGAGGTGCTGTCATGA
- a CDS encoding methionine ABC transporter permease — MFGLDFSAVDWDEMITGTVDTLKMLGSSAIFTIILGLPLGIVLYLWGRSQLPFVKGLYAVISFIVNILRSVPFIILVIALIPFSRAVVGTSIGVLGTIPPLVIGAAPFFARLVETSLREVDRGVIEAAQGMGASTTQIVMRVLLPEARPGLLAGITITVVTLVSYTAMSGMVGGGGLGDLAIRYGYQRYEKEVMIVSIILLVVLVQFLQMAGDRLVRHFTRK; from the coding sequence ATATTCGGTCTTGATTTTTCAGCCGTTGACTGGGATGAGATGATTACCGGTACGGTGGATACCTTAAAAATGCTGGGCAGTTCCGCGATTTTTACAATAATCCTTGGTTTACCGCTCGGAATTGTGTTATATTTATGGGGGAGATCACAGCTTCCTTTTGTAAAAGGCTTATACGCGGTTATTTCCTTCATTGTTAATATTCTGCGCTCGGTGCCGTTTATTATTCTGGTCATTGCGCTGATCCCGTTCAGCCGGGCCGTGGTCGGTACGTCCATCGGGGTTCTGGGAACCATACCGCCGCTGGTCATCGGAGCCGCGCCGTTCTTCGCCCGTCTGGTGGAAACGTCGCTGCGTGAGGTGGACCGTGGCGTGATTGAAGCGGCGCAGGGGATGGGAGCTTCGACTACCCAGATCGTGATGCGCGTGCTGCTGCCGGAAGCCCGTCCGGGCCTGCTTGCCGGGATTACGATTACCGTTGTTACGCTGGTGTCGTACACAGCCATGTCAGGCATGGTCGGCGGCGGGGGACTTGGGGATTTGGCGATCCGCTACGGCTATCAGCGTTATGAGAAGGAAGTCATGATTGTCTCGATTATTCTGCTTGTTGTGCTGGTGCAGTTCCTGCAGATGGCGGGCGACCGGCTGGTAAGACATTTCACACGAAAATAA
- a CDS encoding class I SAM-dependent methyltransferase, which yields MGVEWYDMIARRNGGYKSNAVFTIEGISAEQIFEERLMGMLPNFNSVLDAGCGHGDFTLKMSRHAKSIIGFDNSVEMIKIAESILEESKVNNVRIVCASTKTDLPFNDEQFDLIYDRRGPTSILNHSRILFSGGTVFGIHSGALQTVKNRLNSNGYINIEIEEFNSAIIFFPDEIEFAKFISGIPGNPEYTTPELKKELELRVQQNIINGKLGLKDYKYIWKANKP from the coding sequence ATGGGAGTCGAATGGTATGACATGATCGCTAGAAGAAATGGCGGATATAAAAGCAATGCTGTATTTACCATTGAGGGAATTTCAGCGGAGCAGATATTTGAAGAAAGACTAATGGGTATGTTACCTAATTTCAATTCAGTCTTAGATGCTGGGTGCGGACATGGGGATTTTACACTAAAGATGTCGAGACATGCTAAATCGATAATAGGATTTGACAACTCAGTTGAAATGATTAAGATTGCTGAGTCAATTTTAGAAGAAAGTAAAGTGAATAATGTAAGAATTGTATGCGCTAGCACCAAGACTGACTTACCTTTTAATGATGAACAATTTGATTTAATTTATGACAGAAGAGGGCCAACATCTATATTAAATCATAGTAGAATACTTTTTTCTGGAGGCACTGTATTCGGAATTCACTCAGGCGCATTGCAAACAGTTAAAAACAGATTAAACAGTAATGGATATATAAACATTGAAATTGAAGAATTTAATAGTGCGATTATCTTTTTCCCTGATGAGATTGAATTTGCTAAGTTTATTTCAGGAATACCCGGAAATCCCGAATATACTACGCCTGAACTAAAGAAGGAATTAGAATTAAGGGTTCAACAGAATATTATAAACGGAAAACTTGGATTGAAAGATTATAAATACATATGGAAAGCCAACAAACCTTAA
- a CDS encoding NAD(P)/FAD-dependent oxidoreductase codes for MKKLLVLGGGYGGLALIQDLLNHHLPSDVEIVLIDRMPFQGIKTEYYALAAGTVSDYDLRIAFPVHPRLSTKYGEVGSIDLESRLVLMADGEPVPYDILAIALGCTDNYHGIPGAVEHTCSIQTLPGTRETYRRLNDVKPYGTINIVGGGLSGVELAAELRESRPDLNISILDRGDRVLSAFPAKLSEYVEEWFSEHQVQTLSRISVSHIEKDAVFNGSQAIASDVTVWTGGIQPAQVVQNLNVAKDRGGRVLLGQYYNIPEYPEVYVIGDCASLPYAPSAQAAGAQGEQIGQVLRALWRNEKPRLHKIKLKGTLGSLGKTEGFGLLGSRSVMGRVPRILKSGVLWMSKRHFG; via the coding sequence ATGAAGAAACTGCTTGTTCTCGGGGGCGGCTATGGCGGCCTCGCACTGATCCAGGATTTGCTTAACCATCATCTCCCCAGCGACGTGGAAATCGTCCTGATCGACCGGATGCCCTTCCAGGGCATCAAGACGGAATATTATGCGCTTGCCGCCGGTACGGTTTCTGATTATGATCTTCGCATCGCCTTTCCCGTTCACCCCAGGCTCTCAACCAAGTACGGCGAAGTCGGCTCCATTGATCTGGAGAGCCGGCTCGTCCTTATGGCAGACGGCGAGCCTGTCCCTTACGATATCCTGGCCATCGCCCTCGGCTGCACCGATAATTATCACGGCATTCCCGGCGCCGTGGAGCATACATGCAGCATACAGACGCTGCCTGGCACCCGAGAGACCTACCGCCGCCTGAACGATGTGAAGCCCTATGGCACCATCAACATTGTGGGCGGCGGCCTGAGCGGCGTCGAGCTTGCCGCCGAGCTGCGCGAAAGCCGGCCCGATCTGAATATCTCTATTCTCGACCGGGGCGATCGTGTGCTGTCCGCTTTTCCGGCCAAGCTGTCTGAGTACGTCGAGGAATGGTTCAGCGAGCATCAGGTGCAGACGCTCAGCCGGATTTCGGTCTCCCACATTGAGAAGGATGCGGTCTTCAACGGCTCACAGGCAATCGCTTCGGACGTTACGGTCTGGACCGGCGGCATTCAGCCTGCCCAGGTCGTACAGAACCTCAATGTGGCCAAAGACCGCGGCGGAAGGGTGCTTCTCGGCCAATACTATAATATCCCGGAGTATCCGGAAGTTTATGTGATCGGCGACTGCGCCAGCCTGCCGTATGCGCCCAGCGCCCAGGCGGCGGGTGCCCAGGGCGAGCAGATCGGGCAGGTCTTGCGGGCCCTGTGGCGAAACGAGAAGCCGAGACTGCATAAAATCAAGCTGAAGGGAACGCTCGGTTCCCTGGGTAAAACCGAGGGTTTCGGCCTGCTCGGCAGCCGTTCCGTGATGGGCCGGGTCCCCCGCATTCTGAAGAGCGGTGTGCTGTGGATGTCCAAGCGTCATTTCGGCTAA
- a CDS encoding Cthe_2314 family HEPN domain-containing protein, whose product MLRILLGEPPRENTGVLADAMDKMAEMASMLRSEMNDNEDRDHEYRKLEIWIRGLISSLDELEQSLFAASFFRKSVKAGYMDDMSVSEQGDYARYVYFYKNGFIRVFSLLDKLGTVLNTLYDLNTVRVKAHFSYFTVLRRFRSTKKHRELSGRLDEIKESYRDPMQKLRNRRNAEIHYMNSEMQDDLWQRHQGLHDKIRLEDLDEHLEDLRQGMEMVCKTLVEVFTYSNELLGKSLEKSRDSKR is encoded by the coding sequence ATGCTGCGGATATTGCTGGGGGAGCCTCCCCGTGAAAACACCGGCGTGCTGGCCGATGCCATGGACAAAATGGCGGAAATGGCGTCCATGCTGCGCTCGGAAATGAATGACAACGAGGACCGGGACCATGAGTACCGGAAGCTGGAAATCTGGATTCGCGGGCTGATCTCCTCGCTGGATGAGCTTGAGCAGAGCCTGTTCGCTGCTAGCTTTTTCCGCAAATCGGTGAAGGCGGGCTATATGGACGATATGTCCGTCAGCGAACAGGGGGATTACGCGCGCTATGTCTATTTTTACAAAAACGGCTTCATCCGCGTCTTCTCCCTGCTCGACAAGCTGGGAACGGTGCTGAACACGCTGTACGACCTGAATACGGTCAGGGTTAAAGCGCATTTTTCCTACTTTACCGTGCTCCGGCGATTCCGTTCCACCAAGAAGCATAGAGAATTGTCGGGCCGGCTGGATGAGATCAAGGAATCGTACCGCGATCCGATGCAGAAGCTGCGGAACCGACGCAACGCCGAGATTCATTATATGAATTCCGAAATGCAGGATGACTTGTGGCAGCGGCATCAGGGCCTGCACGACAAAATTCGGCTTGAGGATCTCGACGAGCATTTGGAGGATTTGCGTCAGGGGATGGAAATGGTATGCAAAACCCTGGTCGAAGTCTTCACGTACAGCAACGAGCTGCTCGGCAAGAGTCTGGAAAAATCAAGAGATAGTAAACGATAA
- a CDS encoding MetQ/NlpA family ABC transporter substrate-binding protein, which produces MKKMLLTLFSLTLIMVLAACGADNGGNKASNVAASSAPAAGASAAPSAEPVTLVVGASPIPHAEILKAIAPQLEAQGIKLEIKEFTDYVQPNVQLAEGQLDANFFQHKPYLDDQNQKNGWNLTSVAAVHVEPFGAYSKKIKSIDELKDGAKVAIPNDATNGGRALILLAKNGLITLKDPNNIASTKSDITENKKNLKIIELEAANLPRQLDEVDLALINANYALEAGLVPTKDALFIESGDSPYANLLVVRPDDKEKDAIKKLAAALTSPEAKKFIEDKYQGSIIPAF; this is translated from the coding sequence ATGAAAAAAATGCTGTTGACCTTGTTCAGCCTGACGCTGATTATGGTGCTGGCTGCCTGCGGCGCTGACAATGGAGGAAACAAAGCCTCCAACGTTGCCGCCTCCAGTGCGCCTGCTGCCGGAGCTTCGGCTGCTCCAAGCGCAGAACCTGTCACACTAGTTGTCGGAGCTTCTCCGATTCCGCACGCAGAAATTTTGAAGGCTATCGCACCGCAGCTTGAAGCGCAGGGCATCAAGCTTGAAATCAAGGAATTCACTGATTACGTTCAGCCGAACGTGCAGCTGGCCGAAGGCCAACTGGACGCGAACTTCTTCCAGCACAAGCCTTACCTGGACGACCAGAATCAAAAGAACGGCTGGAATTTGACTTCCGTCGCCGCTGTCCATGTTGAACCTTTTGGCGCGTACTCCAAAAAAATCAAATCGATCGACGAACTGAAAGACGGCGCGAAAGTGGCCATCCCTAACGATGCCACCAACGGCGGCCGCGCGCTGATTCTGCTGGCGAAGAACGGTCTGATCACGCTGAAGGACCCTAACAATATTGCGTCTACCAAATCGGATATCACGGAAAATAAAAAGAATCTCAAAATCATCGAGCTGGAAGCCGCTAACCTGCCGCGTCAGCTGGATGAAGTCGACCTCGCGCTGATCAACGCCAACTACGCGCTGGAAGCGGGACTCGTTCCGACGAAGGACGCCCTGTTCATCGAGAGCGGAGATTCTCCATATGCGAACCTGCTTGTAGTCCGTCCGGACGACAAGGAGAAAGACGCCATCAAGAAGCTGGCAGCCGCGCTGACTTCCCCGGAAGCGAAGAAATTTATTGAAGACAAGTACCAAGGCTCCATCATCCCGGCGTTCTAA
- a CDS encoding NUDIX domain-containing protein: protein MIKQEQPQKYHVLARGVILTDNHLLVAHCIGMDNTFLPGGHVEFHESIRTSLYREINEELGLISEVGPYIGAVEAEHEDEGTYHQEINHVFITKLENADYRKNPESKESHLEFYWIPINEMDRHNLLPQPMRKIIENYINDIEGPFFESTFE from the coding sequence ATGATAAAGCAAGAACAACCACAAAAGTACCACGTGCTGGCTCGAGGAGTCATATTAACCGATAACCATCTTTTAGTTGCCCATTGCATAGGAATGGATAACACATTTTTACCAGGAGGACATGTTGAGTTTCATGAAAGTATTAGAACCTCTTTGTATAGAGAGATAAATGAAGAACTTGGTTTAATAAGTGAAGTCGGGCCGTACATAGGAGCAGTAGAAGCTGAACACGAAGATGAAGGAACATATCATCAAGAGATAAATCATGTTTTTATTACTAAATTAGAAAACGCAGATTATAGAAAGAATCCAGAATCAAAAGAGAGCCATTTAGAATTTTATTGGATACCCATAAATGAGATGGACCGACATAACCTTCTTCCTCAACCAATGAGAAAGATTATTGAAAACTATATAAATGATATTGAAGGGCCCTTTTTCGAAAGTACATTCGAATAG
- the mqnE gene encoding aminofutalosine synthase MqnE, whose product MSTLITPHTDARMADIIEKVHAGERLTLEDGVYLYDSNDLLTIGQLANEVNLRKNRNKVYFIENMSLYFTNVCESRCAFCNFRKDEGEEGAYTLSGEEMISYVEQHIHPGVREFHIVGGHNANVPFQYYVDSLQALHDRFPDVTLKAYTAAEIDFFTRISGLSIREVLERLQAAGLKTLTGGGAEILSDQYRQKMHVDKANVEQYLEVHRQAHKLGMRTHTTMLYGSIESHEDRVRHMLQIRELQDETNGFMVFIPLSMQPKSKNAGIMRRNSAYEDLKTIAISRLMIDNIDHIKAYFINIGPQLTQVSLSFGASDVHGTILKERISHSAGALTPEGLTREELIWLVKGAGKIPVERDTFYNEIKVYE is encoded by the coding sequence ATGTCTACTCTTATTACGCCCCACACCGATGCCAGAATGGCGGATATTATTGAAAAGGTTCACGCCGGCGAGCGATTGACCCTTGAGGATGGCGTTTATTTATATGATAGCAACGACTTGCTGACGATCGGTCAGCTCGCTAACGAGGTTAACCTTCGGAAGAACAGAAACAAGGTGTATTTTATCGAAAATATGAGCCTGTACTTCACCAATGTATGCGAATCGCGCTGCGCGTTCTGCAACTTCCGCAAGGATGAGGGCGAAGAAGGTGCCTATACCCTCTCCGGCGAGGAAATGATCTCCTACGTGGAGCAGCATATCCACCCCGGCGTGCGCGAGTTCCATATTGTGGGCGGGCACAACGCAAACGTCCCTTTCCAGTACTATGTTGATTCGCTTCAGGCGCTGCATGACCGTTTTCCTGATGTGACCTTAAAGGCTTATACGGCGGCGGAGATCGATTTCTTCACCCGGATCAGCGGTCTGAGCATCCGCGAAGTGCTGGAACGCTTGCAGGCGGCGGGTCTTAAGACCCTTACAGGCGGAGGAGCGGAAATTCTGTCCGACCAATACCGCCAAAAAATGCACGTCGACAAAGCGAATGTCGAACAATATCTGGAGGTGCACCGGCAGGCGCACAAGCTCGGTATGCGGACCCATACGACCATGCTGTACGGCTCCATCGAGTCCCACGAGGACCGCGTCCGGCACATGCTGCAAATCCGCGAGCTTCAGGACGAAACGAACGGCTTCATGGTGTTCATTCCGCTGTCGATGCAGCCCAAGAGCAAGAATGCCGGCATTATGCGACGAAACTCCGCGTACGAGGATCTCAAGACGATCGCTATCAGCCGGCTGATGATCGACAATATCGATCACATCAAAGCTTACTTCATTAATATAGGGCCGCAGCTGACCCAGGTCTCGCTGAGCTTCGGCGCTTCCGACGTGCACGGAACGATTCTGAAGGAACGAATCAGCCATTCCGCCGGTGCACTGACACCAGAAGGTCTTACACGCGAAGAACTGATCTGGCTCGTGAAGGGCGCAGGCAAAATCCCCGTTGAGCGCGACACCTTCTACAACGAAATCAAGGTATACGAATAG